In Ovis canadensis isolate MfBH-ARS-UI-01 breed Bighorn chromosome 11, ARS-UI_OviCan_v2, whole genome shotgun sequence, one genomic interval encodes:
- the KIF19 gene encoding kinesin-like protein KIF19 isoform X3 — MKDSGDSKDQQLMVALRVRPISVAELEEGATLIAHKVDEQMVVLMDPMEDPDDILRAHRSREKSYLFDVAFDFTATQEMVYQATTKSLIEGVISGYNATVFAYGPTGCGKTYTMLGTDHEPGIYVRTLNDLFRAIEETSDDMEYEVSMSYLETQNRGQRMKEGAHINRSLLALGNCINALSGKGTNKYINYRDSKLTRLLKDSLGGNSRTVMIAHISPASSAFEESRNTLTYAGRAKSIKTRVKQNLLSVSYHIAQYTNIIADLRSEIQRLKRKIEERGGRSPDRAQLGQGDICHNQAKVQLHSGQGEQAAMEHLREQLISTFQEQMDTRRRLLELENRRMELEMDTSRHLLTIASWKHKARRALKWREERRKESSTKDDTRKDLDTGDNQPDIEEPTEVVSARESIGALMTEQKKLRKQKLALEQRCRELRARGGRLEETLPRRVSSEQQREALGLLCRVHELELENVEMQSQALRRDGALRHRREALRRLEQRRSLCEEIIRAQRQLIQDCNLAVPQHLKELYEVYLREQEEGNLERATMMDRLASRALQDSALPKISPPGTLPTPEESDLETIKMPNSESPHQHSRFLPLLSTESEVNHEFKASSRAWQAKGSSMPTPPPILASNLVMQEAATQVGLNSQISSSPESIKNLWEIPLSHKGRKETTANTKSIAVKAAQRRSQALGAEGRQLLAPTMKHSSLSLHSLGKTDDVRPPGPLACKRPPSPTLQHAASEDSLSSSTGEAPSRAVERHGNGPCPALQGQKKSLSKKQEESLEAKRKRKSQSFEVTGQGIPTQLPAHLALQPTQLSRPKMHVAGPRPMENHTSEQRLPVVGHLTPTIQHMGKATLPMAKVKLPPCQNLGPEDPSTLAAPSNPADVSERAARMPRLPYGTGTQGKNGRLQHN; from the exons ATGGTGGTTCTTATGGACCCAATGGAGGATCCCGATGACATCCTACGGGCGCACCGCTCCCGGGAGAAGTCCTACCTGTTCGACGTGGCCTTTGACTTCACTGCCACCCAG GAGATGGTGTATCAAGCCACCACCAAGAGCCTCATCGAAGGCGTCATCTCAGGCTACAATGCCACTGTCTTTGCCTATGGCCCCACAG GCTGTGGGAAAACCTACACCATGCTGGGCACAGACCATGAGCCTGGCATCTACGTTCGGACCCTCAACGACCTCTTCCGTGCCATCGAGGAGACCAGCGACGACATGGAATACGAGGTGTCCATGTCCTACCTGGAG ACACAGAACCGTGGGCAGCGCATGAAAGAGGGGGCCCACATCAACCGCTCGCTGCTGGCCCTGGGCAACTGCATCAACGCGCTGAGCGGCAAGGGCACCAACAAGTATATCAACTATCGCGACAGCAAGCTCACCCGCCTCCTGAAG GACTCCCTGGGGGGAAACAGCCGCACCGTGATGATCGCCCACATCAGCCCAGCGAGCAGCGCCTTCGAGGAGTCCCGGAACACCCTGACCTACGCCGGCCGGGCCAAGAGCATCAAGACCCGG gtgAAGCAGAACCTGCTCAGCGTCTCCTACCACATTGCCCAGTACACGAACATCATTGCTGACCTGCGGAGCGAGATCCAGAGGCTCAAGCGCAAGATCGAGGAGCGGGGCGGGCGGAGCCCGGACCGAGCCCAGCTGGGGCAGGGCGACATCTGCCACAACCAGG CCAAGGTCCAGCTGCACAGCGGGCAGGGAGAACAGGCTGCGATGGAACACCTTCGTGAGCAGCTGATCAGCACCTTCCAAGAGCAAATGGACACGCGGAGACGCCTGCTGGAGCTGGAGAACCGCAGGATGGAGCTGGAGATGGACACCTCCCGCCACCTGCTCACCATCGCCAG CTGGAAGCATAAGGCACGCCGGGCACTCAAGTGGCGGGAGGAGCGTCGGAAGGAGTCCTCCACTAAGGATGACACCAGGAAGGACTTGGACACCGGTGACAACCAGCCAGACATCGAGGAGCCCACGGAGGTGGTGTCCGCCCGCGAAAGCATCGGTGCATTGATGACCGAGCAAAAGAAACTGCGAAAGCAGAAG CTGGCGCTGGAGCAGCGGTGCCGAGAGCTGCGCGCGCGGGGCGGCCGCCTGGAGGAGACGCTGCCGCGGCGCGTCAGCTCGGAGCAGCAGCGCGAGGCGCTCGGCCTGCTCTGCCGCGTGCACGAGCTGGAGCTGGAGAACGTCGAGATGCAGTCGCAAGCCCTGCGCCGCGACGGAGCGCTCCGCCACCGCCGCGAAGCCCTGCGCCGCCTGGAGCAGCGTCGCAGCCTCTGCGAGGAGATCATCCGCGCCCAGCGGCAGCTCATCCAGG ACTGCAACCTGGCCGTCCCGCAGCACCTGAAGGAGCTGTACGAAGTGTACCTgcgggagcaggaggagggcaaCCTGGAGCGTGCCACCATGATGGACCGCCTGGCCTCTCGGGCCCTGCAG gACAGTGCCTTGCCCAAGATTAGCCCCCCAGGAACCCTGCCGACCCCAGAGGAGTCTGACCTAGAAACCATCAAGATGCCGAACTCCGAGTCCCCACACCAGCACAGCAGGTTCCTCCCTCTGCTCAGCACTGAGAG TGAAGTGAACCATGAGTTCAAGGCGAGCTCCCGGGCCTGGCAAGCGAAGGGCTCCTCtatgcccaccccaccccctatcCTGGCCAGCAACCTGGTGAtgcaggag GCTGCCACTCAGGTCGGTCTGAACAGCCAGATCAGCTCCTCCCCTGAAAGCATCAAGAACCTGTGGGAGATCCCCTTGTCCCACAAAG ggaggaaggagaccaCGGCCAACACCAAGAGCATTGCCGTGAAGGCTGCCCAGCGCCGCTCGCAGGCCCTGGGGGCCGAGGGGCGCCAACTGCTGGCACCCACCATGAAGCACAGCAGCCTGTCCCTGCACTCGCTGGGCAAGACTGATGACGTGCGGCCGCCCGGACCGCTGGCCTGCAAGCGGccacccagccccaccctccaGCACGCTGCCAGCGAGGACAGCCTGTCCAGCAGCACGGGCGAGGCACCATCCCGGGCGGTCGAGCGTCATGGCAATGGCCCTTGTCCCGCGCTGCAAGGCCAGAAGAAAAGCCTCAGCAAGAAACAAGAGGAGTCCCTGGAGGCAAAGAGGAAGCGGAAGTCCCAGTCCTTTGAAGTCACAGGACAAGGG ATCCCCACGCAGCTCCCAGCTCATCTGGCTCTCCAGCCAACGCAGCTGTCCCGCCCCAAGATGCACGTCGCTGGGCCCCGTCCCATGGAGAATCACACCTCAGAACAGAGGTTGCCAGTGGTTGGGCACCTGACCCCTACCATCCAGCACATGGGAAAGGCCACACTGCCTATGGCCAAGGTCAAACTCCCTCCATGCCAGAACCTGG GCCCTGAGGACCCCTCCACCCTTGCTGCCCCCTCCAACCCAGCGGATGTTTCCGAACGGGCTGCTCGGATGCCCCGCCTGCCCTATGGCACAGGCACCCAAGGCAAAAATGGACGCTTGCAGCACAACTGA
- the KIF19 gene encoding kinesin-like protein KIF19 isoform X2, whose product MKDSGDSKDQQLMVALRVRPISVAELEEGATLIAHKVDEQMVVLMDPMEDPDDILRAHRSREKSYLFDVAFDFTATQEMVYQATTKSLIEGVISGYNATVFAYGPTGCGKTYTMLGTDHEPGIYVRTLNDLFRAIEETSDDMEYEVSMSYLEIMQLLMRGNRQRTQEPTAANQTSSRSHAVLQVAVRQRSRVRDVLQEVRQGRLFMIDLAGSERASQTQNRGQRMKEGAHINRSLLALGNCINALSGKGTNKYINYRDSKLTRLLKDSLGGNSRTVMIAHISPASSAFEESRNTLTYAGRAKSIKTRVKQNLLSVSYHIAQYTNIIADLRSEIQRLKRKIEERGGRSPDRAQLGQGDICHNQAKVQLHSGQGEQAAMEHLREQLISTFQEQMDTRRRLLELENRRMELEMDTSRHLLTIASWKHKARRALKWREERRKESSTKDDTRKDLDTGDNQPDIEEPTEVVSARESIGALMTEQKKLRKQKLALEQRCRELRARGGRLEETLPRRVSSEQQREALGLLCRVHELELENVEMQSQALRRDGALRHRREALRRLEQRRSLCEEIIRAQRQLIQDCNLAVPQHLKELYEVYLREQEEGNLERATMMDRLASRALQDSALPKISPPGTLPTPEESDLETIKMPNSESPHQHSRFLPLLSTESEVNHEFKASSRAWQAKGSSMPTPPPILASNLVMQEAATQVGLNSQISSSPESIKNLWEIPLSHKGRKETTANTKSIAVKAAQRRSQALGAEGRQLLAPTMKHSSLSLHSLGKTDDVRPPGPLACKRPPSPTLQHAASEDSLSSSTGEAPSRAVERHGNGPCPALQGQKKSLSKKQEESLEAKRKRKSQSFEVTGQGIPTQLPAHLALQPTQLSRPKMHVAGPRPMENHTSEQRLPVVGHLTPTIQHMGKATLPMAKVKLPPCQNLGPEDPSTLAAPSNPADVSERAARMPRLPYGTGTQGKNGRLQHN is encoded by the exons ATGGTGGTTCTTATGGACCCAATGGAGGATCCCGATGACATCCTACGGGCGCACCGCTCCCGGGAGAAGTCCTACCTGTTCGACGTGGCCTTTGACTTCACTGCCACCCAG GAGATGGTGTATCAAGCCACCACCAAGAGCCTCATCGAAGGCGTCATCTCAGGCTACAATGCCACTGTCTTTGCCTATGGCCCCACAG GCTGTGGGAAAACCTACACCATGCTGGGCACAGACCATGAGCCTGGCATCTACGTTCGGACCCTCAACGACCTCTTCCGTGCCATCGAGGAGACCAGCGACGACATGGAATACGAGGTGTCCATGTCCTACCTGGAG ATCATGCAGCTGTTGATGAGGGGGAACCGGCagaggacccaggagcccacggcCGCCAACCAGACGTCCTCACGCTCCCACGCCGTGCTCCAGGTGGCTGTGCGCCAGCGCAGCCGGGTCAGGGACGTCCTGCAGGAGGTGCGGCAGGGCCGTCTCTTCATGATCGACCTGGCTGGCTCTGAGCGGGCCTCCCAG ACACAGAACCGTGGGCAGCGCATGAAAGAGGGGGCCCACATCAACCGCTCGCTGCTGGCCCTGGGCAACTGCATCAACGCGCTGAGCGGCAAGGGCACCAACAAGTATATCAACTATCGCGACAGCAAGCTCACCCGCCTCCTGAAG GACTCCCTGGGGGGAAACAGCCGCACCGTGATGATCGCCCACATCAGCCCAGCGAGCAGCGCCTTCGAGGAGTCCCGGAACACCCTGACCTACGCCGGCCGGGCCAAGAGCATCAAGACCCGG gtgAAGCAGAACCTGCTCAGCGTCTCCTACCACATTGCCCAGTACACGAACATCATTGCTGACCTGCGGAGCGAGATCCAGAGGCTCAAGCGCAAGATCGAGGAGCGGGGCGGGCGGAGCCCGGACCGAGCCCAGCTGGGGCAGGGCGACATCTGCCACAACCAGG CCAAGGTCCAGCTGCACAGCGGGCAGGGAGAACAGGCTGCGATGGAACACCTTCGTGAGCAGCTGATCAGCACCTTCCAAGAGCAAATGGACACGCGGAGACGCCTGCTGGAGCTGGAGAACCGCAGGATGGAGCTGGAGATGGACACCTCCCGCCACCTGCTCACCATCGCCAG CTGGAAGCATAAGGCACGCCGGGCACTCAAGTGGCGGGAGGAGCGTCGGAAGGAGTCCTCCACTAAGGATGACACCAGGAAGGACTTGGACACCGGTGACAACCAGCCAGACATCGAGGAGCCCACGGAGGTGGTGTCCGCCCGCGAAAGCATCGGTGCATTGATGACCGAGCAAAAGAAACTGCGAAAGCAGAAG CTGGCGCTGGAGCAGCGGTGCCGAGAGCTGCGCGCGCGGGGCGGCCGCCTGGAGGAGACGCTGCCGCGGCGCGTCAGCTCGGAGCAGCAGCGCGAGGCGCTCGGCCTGCTCTGCCGCGTGCACGAGCTGGAGCTGGAGAACGTCGAGATGCAGTCGCAAGCCCTGCGCCGCGACGGAGCGCTCCGCCACCGCCGCGAAGCCCTGCGCCGCCTGGAGCAGCGTCGCAGCCTCTGCGAGGAGATCATCCGCGCCCAGCGGCAGCTCATCCAGG ACTGCAACCTGGCCGTCCCGCAGCACCTGAAGGAGCTGTACGAAGTGTACCTgcgggagcaggaggagggcaaCCTGGAGCGTGCCACCATGATGGACCGCCTGGCCTCTCGGGCCCTGCAG gACAGTGCCTTGCCCAAGATTAGCCCCCCAGGAACCCTGCCGACCCCAGAGGAGTCTGACCTAGAAACCATCAAGATGCCGAACTCCGAGTCCCCACACCAGCACAGCAGGTTCCTCCCTCTGCTCAGCACTGAGAG TGAAGTGAACCATGAGTTCAAGGCGAGCTCCCGGGCCTGGCAAGCGAAGGGCTCCTCtatgcccaccccaccccctatcCTGGCCAGCAACCTGGTGAtgcaggag GCTGCCACTCAGGTCGGTCTGAACAGCCAGATCAGCTCCTCCCCTGAAAGCATCAAGAACCTGTGGGAGATCCCCTTGTCCCACAAAG ggaggaaggagaccaCGGCCAACACCAAGAGCATTGCCGTGAAGGCTGCCCAGCGCCGCTCGCAGGCCCTGGGGGCCGAGGGGCGCCAACTGCTGGCACCCACCATGAAGCACAGCAGCCTGTCCCTGCACTCGCTGGGCAAGACTGATGACGTGCGGCCGCCCGGACCGCTGGCCTGCAAGCGGccacccagccccaccctccaGCACGCTGCCAGCGAGGACAGCCTGTCCAGCAGCACGGGCGAGGCACCATCCCGGGCGGTCGAGCGTCATGGCAATGGCCCTTGTCCCGCGCTGCAAGGCCAGAAGAAAAGCCTCAGCAAGAAACAAGAGGAGTCCCTGGAGGCAAAGAGGAAGCGGAAGTCCCAGTCCTTTGAAGTCACAGGACAAGGG ATCCCCACGCAGCTCCCAGCTCATCTGGCTCTCCAGCCAACGCAGCTGTCCCGCCCCAAGATGCACGTCGCTGGGCCCCGTCCCATGGAGAATCACACCTCAGAACAGAGGTTGCCAGTGGTTGGGCACCTGACCCCTACCATCCAGCACATGGGAAAGGCCACACTGCCTATGGCCAAGGTCAAACTCCCTCCATGCCAGAACCTGG GCCCTGAGGACCCCTCCACCCTTGCTGCCCCCTCCAACCCAGCGGATGTTTCCGAACGGGCTGCTCGGATGCCCCGCCTGCCCTATGGCACAGGCACCCAAGGCAAAAATGGACGCTTGCAGCACAACTGA
- the KIF19 gene encoding kinesin-like protein KIF19 isoform X1, whose product MKDSGDSKDQQLMVALRVRPISVAELEEGATLIAHKVDEQMVVLMDPMEDPDDILRAHRSREKSYLFDVAFDFTATQEMVYQATTKSLIEGVISGYNATVFAYGPTGCGKTYTMLGTDHEPGIYVRTLNDLFRAIEETSDDMEYEVSMSYLEIYNEMIRDLLNPALGYLELREDSKGVIQVAGITEVSTINAKEIMQLLMRGNRQRTQEPTAANQTSSRSHAVLQVAVRQRSRVRDVLQEVRQGRLFMIDLAGSERASQTQNRGQRMKEGAHINRSLLALGNCINALSGKGTNKYINYRDSKLTRLLKDSLGGNSRTVMIAHISPASSAFEESRNTLTYAGRAKSIKTRVKQNLLSVSYHIAQYTNIIADLRSEIQRLKRKIEERGGRSPDRAQLGQGDICHNQAKVQLHSGQGEQAAMEHLREQLISTFQEQMDTRRRLLELENRRMELEMDTSRHLLTIASWKHKARRALKWREERRKESSTKDDTRKDLDTGDNQPDIEEPTEVVSARESIGALMTEQKKLRKQKLALEQRCRELRARGGRLEETLPRRVSSEQQREALGLLCRVHELELENVEMQSQALRRDGALRHRREALRRLEQRRSLCEEIIRAQRQLIQDCNLAVPQHLKELYEVYLREQEEGNLERATMMDRLASRALQDSALPKISPPGTLPTPEESDLETIKMPNSESPHQHSRFLPLLSTESEVNHEFKASSRAWQAKGSSMPTPPPILASNLVMQEAATQVGLNSQISSSPESIKNLWEIPLSHKGRKETTANTKSIAVKAAQRRSQALGAEGRQLLAPTMKHSSLSLHSLGKTDDVRPPGPLACKRPPSPTLQHAASEDSLSSSTGEAPSRAVERHGNGPCPALQGQKKSLSKKQEESLEAKRKRKSQSFEVTGQGIPTQLPAHLALQPTQLSRPKMHVAGPRPMENHTSEQRLPVVGHLTPTIQHMGKATLPMAKVKLPPCQNLGPEDPSTLAAPSNPADVSERAARMPRLPYGTGTQGKNGRLQHN is encoded by the exons ATGGTGGTTCTTATGGACCCAATGGAGGATCCCGATGACATCCTACGGGCGCACCGCTCCCGGGAGAAGTCCTACCTGTTCGACGTGGCCTTTGACTTCACTGCCACCCAG GAGATGGTGTATCAAGCCACCACCAAGAGCCTCATCGAAGGCGTCATCTCAGGCTACAATGCCACTGTCTTTGCCTATGGCCCCACAG GCTGTGGGAAAACCTACACCATGCTGGGCACAGACCATGAGCCTGGCATCTACGTTCGGACCCTCAACGACCTCTTCCGTGCCATCGAGGAGACCAGCGACGACATGGAATACGAGGTGTCCATGTCCTACCTGGAG ATCTACAATGAGATGATCCGGGACCTATTGAACCCTGCCCTGGGGTACCTGGAGCTGAGGGAAGACTCCAAGGGAGTGATCCAGGTGGCCGGAATCACCGAGGTCTCCACTATCAATGCCAAAGAG ATCATGCAGCTGTTGATGAGGGGGAACCGGCagaggacccaggagcccacggcCGCCAACCAGACGTCCTCACGCTCCCACGCCGTGCTCCAGGTGGCTGTGCGCCAGCGCAGCCGGGTCAGGGACGTCCTGCAGGAGGTGCGGCAGGGCCGTCTCTTCATGATCGACCTGGCTGGCTCTGAGCGGGCCTCCCAG ACACAGAACCGTGGGCAGCGCATGAAAGAGGGGGCCCACATCAACCGCTCGCTGCTGGCCCTGGGCAACTGCATCAACGCGCTGAGCGGCAAGGGCACCAACAAGTATATCAACTATCGCGACAGCAAGCTCACCCGCCTCCTGAAG GACTCCCTGGGGGGAAACAGCCGCACCGTGATGATCGCCCACATCAGCCCAGCGAGCAGCGCCTTCGAGGAGTCCCGGAACACCCTGACCTACGCCGGCCGGGCCAAGAGCATCAAGACCCGG gtgAAGCAGAACCTGCTCAGCGTCTCCTACCACATTGCCCAGTACACGAACATCATTGCTGACCTGCGGAGCGAGATCCAGAGGCTCAAGCGCAAGATCGAGGAGCGGGGCGGGCGGAGCCCGGACCGAGCCCAGCTGGGGCAGGGCGACATCTGCCACAACCAGG CCAAGGTCCAGCTGCACAGCGGGCAGGGAGAACAGGCTGCGATGGAACACCTTCGTGAGCAGCTGATCAGCACCTTCCAAGAGCAAATGGACACGCGGAGACGCCTGCTGGAGCTGGAGAACCGCAGGATGGAGCTGGAGATGGACACCTCCCGCCACCTGCTCACCATCGCCAG CTGGAAGCATAAGGCACGCCGGGCACTCAAGTGGCGGGAGGAGCGTCGGAAGGAGTCCTCCACTAAGGATGACACCAGGAAGGACTTGGACACCGGTGACAACCAGCCAGACATCGAGGAGCCCACGGAGGTGGTGTCCGCCCGCGAAAGCATCGGTGCATTGATGACCGAGCAAAAGAAACTGCGAAAGCAGAAG CTGGCGCTGGAGCAGCGGTGCCGAGAGCTGCGCGCGCGGGGCGGCCGCCTGGAGGAGACGCTGCCGCGGCGCGTCAGCTCGGAGCAGCAGCGCGAGGCGCTCGGCCTGCTCTGCCGCGTGCACGAGCTGGAGCTGGAGAACGTCGAGATGCAGTCGCAAGCCCTGCGCCGCGACGGAGCGCTCCGCCACCGCCGCGAAGCCCTGCGCCGCCTGGAGCAGCGTCGCAGCCTCTGCGAGGAGATCATCCGCGCCCAGCGGCAGCTCATCCAGG ACTGCAACCTGGCCGTCCCGCAGCACCTGAAGGAGCTGTACGAAGTGTACCTgcgggagcaggaggagggcaaCCTGGAGCGTGCCACCATGATGGACCGCCTGGCCTCTCGGGCCCTGCAG gACAGTGCCTTGCCCAAGATTAGCCCCCCAGGAACCCTGCCGACCCCAGAGGAGTCTGACCTAGAAACCATCAAGATGCCGAACTCCGAGTCCCCACACCAGCACAGCAGGTTCCTCCCTCTGCTCAGCACTGAGAG TGAAGTGAACCATGAGTTCAAGGCGAGCTCCCGGGCCTGGCAAGCGAAGGGCTCCTCtatgcccaccccaccccctatcCTGGCCAGCAACCTGGTGAtgcaggag GCTGCCACTCAGGTCGGTCTGAACAGCCAGATCAGCTCCTCCCCTGAAAGCATCAAGAACCTGTGGGAGATCCCCTTGTCCCACAAAG ggaggaaggagaccaCGGCCAACACCAAGAGCATTGCCGTGAAGGCTGCCCAGCGCCGCTCGCAGGCCCTGGGGGCCGAGGGGCGCCAACTGCTGGCACCCACCATGAAGCACAGCAGCCTGTCCCTGCACTCGCTGGGCAAGACTGATGACGTGCGGCCGCCCGGACCGCTGGCCTGCAAGCGGccacccagccccaccctccaGCACGCTGCCAGCGAGGACAGCCTGTCCAGCAGCACGGGCGAGGCACCATCCCGGGCGGTCGAGCGTCATGGCAATGGCCCTTGTCCCGCGCTGCAAGGCCAGAAGAAAAGCCTCAGCAAGAAACAAGAGGAGTCCCTGGAGGCAAAGAGGAAGCGGAAGTCCCAGTCCTTTGAAGTCACAGGACAAGGG ATCCCCACGCAGCTCCCAGCTCATCTGGCTCTCCAGCCAACGCAGCTGTCCCGCCCCAAGATGCACGTCGCTGGGCCCCGTCCCATGGAGAATCACACCTCAGAACAGAGGTTGCCAGTGGTTGGGCACCTGACCCCTACCATCCAGCACATGGGAAAGGCCACACTGCCTATGGCCAAGGTCAAACTCCCTCCATGCCAGAACCTGG GCCCTGAGGACCCCTCCACCCTTGCTGCCCCCTCCAACCCAGCGGATGTTTCCGAACGGGCTGCTCGGATGCCCCGCCTGCCCTATGGCACAGGCACCCAAGGCAAAAATGGACGCTTGCAGCACAACTGA